CCGTAATGCGCACCGAGCTCGGCCTCCGACGGGATCGGCTCGCCCGGCCGCCACTCATTGCGGTTGATCCGCGCGGCGAGGTCGTCGCGCAGGCGCTGGTAGCGCGGCAGGCGGTCGTCGTGCGGGGCTGCATTCATCTAGTCATATAGATGACTAGATGAGATGGGAGTCAAGCACTACGAAAATACCGCGCACGGGGAGAAGGTGGAAAGCGATGTCGGGCCGGCAGACCTGCCGGCCCGACGCCGCTCGCGTCAGTTTGTTGCCTTGGGCATGCAGGGCGGCTGCTTGTAAGGCGCCGAGGCAAACGCCCCTGCCGCTGGCGCTCTCACGCAATCCGCAGTTGCCGAAGGCTGGGCGTGGCGCGGGATCACGTCGCGGGCGGCAGCGGCCTGCATCTGGCAGACGGCCGCAGCGATGAGGATGGCTGAGACAAGGGTCAATCGGGACATGGATCTTCTCCGCATGGCAAACGGAAGCCGAGAGCTTTCGACTTCCTGAGTGCGAGAGCGGAAAACGAGGCGGGATATTTCATCACGCGAATTCAACGAAATGCGAGCAGTCTATCCCAGTTGAAACACCGGCACCGGCCGCTCGTAGCCGCGCACCTCGACTTCGCCGAGCGCGACGGCATCCTTGCCGTCATCGCCGAGGGCCTCGCGCACCGACGCGGAGATCAACAGCTGCGAGCCGAACTCCTTGTTCAAAGCTTCCAGCCGCGAGGCGAAGTTCACGGTGTCGCCGATGACAGTGTATTCCTTGCGCCGGGGCGAGCCGATATTGCCGGCGACGACCTCGCCAAAATGGATGCCGATGCCGATCCGCAGCGGCCAGCTCGTCTCTGCATTGATGCGGTCCATCGCGGTCAGCATCTCGCGGCCGGCCGCGACCGCGCGATGCGCGGCATCCGAGGCCTCCAGCGGCGCGCCGAACAGGGCGAGAAAGCCGTCACCGAGAAACTTGTTCACGATGCCGCCCTCGCGATCGAGGATGTCGACCAGCACAGCGAAGGCGCCGTCGAGCCGGTCGACCACCTCCTGCGGCGTGCGCGACTGCGCCCCGGCGGTGAAGCCGCGGAAATCGACGAACATCACGGCGACGCGTCGGATATCGCCGCTGGCGCTGGTGCCCTCCGCCATCAGCCGTTCGACGACCTGCGGCGAGACGTGCTGGCCGAACAGGTTGGTGACGCGGTCGCGCGCGGTGGCCGCCGCGATGCTCGCGGCAAATTGCCGCCGCAACCGCGCGCCGACGGCTCCCGCCAGCACGCCGCAGATCAGGAGGATGACGCTGCGCACCGCGTGGAAATAGGTCTGTGGCTCGCCGACGCCGCTGTCAGGATCATAAATCAGCGCGACGGCGAACAGCTGCGACGCCGCGACAAAGCCAGTGAAGGTGGACAGCCAGAAATCGAGCCGCAGGGTCGAGAGGATGACGAAGATGAAGTAGACCAGCGGCACCGCGAAGCCGAGCGCCTGGCTCGCGCCCATGGTCCGGATTTGCAGAAGGAGGATGAGCGTGGGCAGCGACGTCTCGATGAGCGCACCGATGTAGCGCCGGGCCACCGGCAGATCGCGATTGAGCCTGAGGTTCCGCCTGATCTGGGCGTAAATCCACACCTCGAGCAGGATGAAGCCGATCAGAAGGCCGTATTCCTTGACGAGCCCGCCCGTACCACGCCAGACCCGGTTCACGACGGCAGGGTCGATCAAATACATCGTGGTGAGGAGGATGATGATGACGCATCCGGTCATGATCAGCGCCCGCACCCGCAACAGCTCGGTGCGCAGCACCTCCCGCGTCAGCTCGCGCTCGTAATCCTCCGAGAGCACGGCATGCTGCCGCGCCTTCCTGCTCGCAAACCTGGCCATTCCACCCCCTACTCATTCCGGGGCACGCGCAAGCGTGAACCCGGAATCTCGAGATTCCGGGTTCAATGCTTTCGCTTCGCCCCGGAATGACTCTCAAGGGGCAGTTTGCCTCAATCCAGCGTGCGGCGGAAGCGCGTCACGGCGATGACCATGGCAAGCAGCATCAAGGCCGCCAGCGCCAGGGCGTCGAACCGCAGATTCTGCATGGTCGCGCCCTTCAGCATGATTGCGCGGACGATGCGCAAATAATGCGTCAGCGGCAGGCCTTCGCCGAGATATTGCGCCCAGGCCGGCATGCCTGCGAACGGGAACATGAAGCCGGACAGCAGAATGCTCGGCAGGAAGAACATCATCGACATCTGCATGGCCTGAAGCTGATTCTGCACCACGGTTGAGATGGTGTAGCCGATCGCGAGATTGGTGGTGATAAACAGTGTCGAGAGCAGCGCCAGCAGAAACAGATTGCCGAGCACGGGCACGCCGAACAGGAACACGCCG
The genomic region above belongs to Bradyrhizobium arachidis and contains:
- a CDS encoding adenylate/guanylate cyclase domain-containing protein, translating into MARFASRKARQHAVLSEDYERELTREVLRTELLRVRALIMTGCVIIILLTTMYLIDPAVVNRVWRGTGGLVKEYGLLIGFILLEVWIYAQIRRNLRLNRDLPVARRYIGALIETSLPTLILLLQIRTMGASQALGFAVPLVYFIFVILSTLRLDFWLSTFTGFVAASQLFAVALIYDPDSGVGEPQTYFHAVRSVILLICGVLAGAVGARLRRQFAASIAAATARDRVTNLFGQHVSPQVVERLMAEGTSASGDIRRVAVMFVDFRGFTAGAQSRTPQEVVDRLDGAFAVLVDILDREGGIVNKFLGDGFLALFGAPLEASDAAHRAVAAGREMLTAMDRINAETSWPLRIGIGIHFGEVVAGNIGSPRRKEYTVIGDTVNFASRLEALNKEFGSQLLISASVREALGDDGKDAVALGEVEVRGYERPVPVFQLG